A window of Lepidochelys kempii isolate rLepKem1 chromosome 1, rLepKem1.hap2, whole genome shotgun sequence contains these coding sequences:
- the LOC140898943 gene encoding maestro heat-like repeat-containing protein family member 7, which produces MLNVKPPLWGMEQSNLLATCFSSIFSLPPAQTIQGMEAALNTKTLKAMDEMLKALVCEDQKSNLVVLQNILEFLFPRTTSKEVHGQLRAVVRISWLIILIAGHHKFKYDQNTRDPQARG; this is translated from the exons ATGCT CAATGTGAAGCCACCACTGTGGGGAATGGAACAATCCAACCTGctcgccacctgcttctccagcatcttctccctgcctccagcacagACCATCCAGGGCATGGAGGCTGCTCTGAACACCAAG ACTCTGAAAGCCATGGATGAGATGCTGAAGGCCTTGGTGTGCGAGGATCAGAAGTCCAACCTTGTGGTGCTGCAGAACATCTTGGAG TTCCTGTTCCCCAGGACCACGTCCAAGGAGGTGCATGGGCAGCTGAGGGCAGTGGTAAGGATCAGCTGGCTGATCATACTCATCGCTGGGCACCACAAATTCAAG TATGATCAGAACACAAGAGATCCTCAGGCCAGAGGGTAA